The genomic interval CTTTCAATTATTTTTAGAATTTTAATGGTAAGTTTACATTGTGACATTGTCGGAATGTAAACTTAGGAAACCGCGAATGACCTAATAAGCCGAAGGCGACAAAAGTGACAGTGTCATAAATGTCGCATTAGAATGGCGCGGGATGAAATAGGGTGTACCGAAATAGGACGGTAATTATTTACCACTAACTAGGTTAGAAATTATTAGTGTCCAAATAGTAGCTATTTGCCTTGCTATAATTTTACCCTATATCCAGCTGCCTTTAACTCTCGCATAATCTTAAGCTCGACTTCTTCGACAGTATTCTCGAATCGTATATACACAAGTCCTTCTAAATCTGAAGGAAGCTTAACATCTCCTGTATAAAGACAACATGCCCTGTTTCGTCCTAATTTCCCAATAAATAATCCGAATTCAAATACAACATTCTGCCTGGCTCTCCCCTCTTCTTGCACAATTTCATTAACAGAAGGACCTGACCCAATTACAGTATCATCCGGTGTAAGTAAGATAAACGCAAAACCCACATTAGAGTGCTTTTCAAGTTTTTCAATAAGCGTCATTCCTTGATTCGCTTGTTCATGAAGAATAATAGGTTCAAATCCTAAATTGTGTAGTATTAGTGCAAGCTCTTTTTTTGCCTGTTCATTATGACCATGCACTATAAAAATTTGGTTAGAAAACTTCGTTTCATTAAGACCTTCTCCTTTTTTACTTATTTTATAGCCTGGAGGACCTTTTATTAAGT from Candidatus Omnitrophota bacterium carries:
- a CDS encoding nucleotide-binding protein — its product is MYYHIRITQKSNRRDDEVKVDLSKKVLLSQFIIPYEKGAPITINGKTIMSNDIERIRVSESEKNSSQILPIIEEERRQSSVAVIGGPSDEWEVAARGRDITDDLIKGPPGYKISKKGEGLNETKFSNQIFIVHGHNEQAKKELALILHNLGFEPIILHEQANQGMTLIEKLEKHSNVGFAFILLTPDDTVIGSGPSVNEIVQEEGRARQNVVFEFGLFIGKLGRNRACCLYTGDVKLPSDLEGLVYIRFENTVEEVELKIMRELKAAGYRVKL